GGCCACATTACCCATAGGTTAGGAACGGATGTGGATGTGAGGAGCAGGGATATGGATGCTAAAGAGAAGAGAAGATTTAATCGCATTGTTTGCGAGAATCATGGCTATCCCCTTTTACACGGCAAGCCCCAGCATTGGCATCTGTATTTCCGATTATATAAAACTAAGGATATGATTTTATGCGCGGAGGAATAATATGAAAACAAAACTACCGATAATAGCCCTGTTGGTGGGTTCGTTGTGGTCGGTCGGAGTTACGGCAGGTAATGAGGAATTGGTCAAGGGTTGGTACGACCCTCAAAACGACTGGTTCGTAATGGAGTGGGTGACACTACGCGGAGAAAAGGTATCTGGCATATATGACCCGCCGAACAAAGTTATGCCTGTCATCAAAGCGATGGCTGCATATGACTCAGCACGAAAAGATTATTCATACGAATACGAAATATCTAATTTGGGAGGGAAGCAGCCCCTTTATATACCAATAATTGAATACCGCACAAGCATCTATGATTATGCTGCGCCTTCAAAGGAATGGTATATTTCGGCCAATTATAGAAAACAGAATGAAATACATTGGGCAAAGACTCACGGTGAACCGCCCGGTATTCCTGTGGGAGCGACCGAGAGAGGCTTTTCCTTTAAAAGCGCGGGGCCTCCGGCAATACTAAACTCCGCCTTTCTTGGAGAAAGGAGGGTGGAATATTACGGCCCCAGCTTGGAGGATGCATCCAATGAAGTGAATGATGCCTATGAAGAAGTCCTGAGCGGTTTAAAAAAACAATACCCGGAGAAATTTAAAAAAATTGTACTGAAAACCGTAGCCCCCGGGCCTGTTCCCTCTGACTTCAACCCCCTTTCATTCCTTGACTACATCATCTCCATGAAGCATGAGGCATCCTCTTTGGGCTGGATAACGAACAAGGGCATAGAGATGAGTCTTGACCAGAAACTGGAAGCCGCAAGGAAAAAGCTTTCCGCAGGAGACACAAAGACTGCTAAGAATATTTTAAATGCTCTAATTAATGAGATAGAGGCACAGGGGTGTGAAACATATGAGGGATGCCTAAAGGGCAAACACCTCACCCCAGAGGCATATGCCTTGCTAAAGTATAATGTCCTTTATTTGATAGAAAGACTATAAAGATTTGTTAGTAAATAAAAACCATAAGGAGCTGAGATGGAGGCTATAAAGAAAGAACATGAACTCATAGTATCCGTAAGCCCTCATATTAAAAGCGGAGAGACCGTCTCGAAGATTATGTGGGCAGTGAATATCTCTCTTTTGCCTGCCCTTGTTGCAGGGCTTTATTTCTTTGGGCCAAAGGCACTTTATGTCACTTTAATCTCAACCGTAACGGCAGTTGTCTCTGAATGGGCTGTCGAAAAGATGGCGGGCAGAGAGATAACCATAAGAGATGGCAGTGCAGTTCTCACAGGGCTTCTTTTAGGAATGAACCTTCCTGCTGGAGCGCCTTTTTACATACCAATAATCGGCTCATTCGTGGCAGTGGCTGTAACAAAACAGCTTTTTGGCGGTCTTGGCTTTAACATATTCAATCCAGCCCTCATAGGAAGGGCATTCGTGCTTATTACATGGCCAAGGGCAATGACCACATGGATTGAGCCAACTGCCCGGTTCGTTGCAATGGATGCAAAGACAACTGCAACACCTCTGGGAATCCTCAAAGAAGAAGGACTTGGAAGGCTCATTACGGAATTCGGCACAAAGGCTGACCTCTATAGCAACCTTGTTTTTGGACAGCGTGCAGGCTCTCTGGGCGAGACATCCGTTATAGCACTTCTTATTGGAGCGGCTTTTCTTCTTTATAAAAGGTATATAACATGGCATATTCCTTTTTCTTTCCTTGCAACAGTAGCAGTCATGGCATGGGCATTTGGAGGAAAAAACCCAGAGACAGACAAATTCATGCTCTTTGCAGGCGACCCCCTACTACATCTCCTAAGTGGTGGTCTTATGCTGGGGGCATTCTTTATGGCAACTGACTATGTAACTGTGCCAACTGTCAGAAAGGGTCAGATTATCTTTGGGATTGGGTGTGGAGCAATAACAATGCTCATCCGTCTTAAGGGAGGGTATCCAGAGGGCGTAATGTTTGCAATACTCCTTATGAACTGCTTTACACCTCTCATAGATAGAAGCTTGAAGGCAGTTCCGTTTGGCAAGAGGAAGGAGGAGAAGAAATGACAACTAAAGACATGATAAAAATCACTATTAATCTTGCAGTCATATACATTATAGGAGGGCTTTTGCTTGCAGGAGTTTACGCAAAAACCTCACCTGTCATCTATCAGAAAAACGAGGAGGAAAAACAGGCCGCACTTAAGGAGATGATGCCTGATGCAGGAAGCATCCTGAATGCAGGAGAGTGGCAGCCCCTTCACAAGCATGCTAACTTCTATGAGGCAAAAAGCGGAGATGAAACCACAGGGTATGTTGCCGAGACCTTTGGCAAGGGATATTCAAGCTACATACATGTCTTTGTGGCAACGGACAAAAACCTTGTTATAAAGAAGATTAAAATCTTAGGGCATGCAGAGACCCCGGGCTTAGGAGATGAGATAGAAAAGGATTATTTCCTTAAGCAGTTCGATGGCAAAGACTTAGACCACCTTGAGGTTGTTAAGACAGAGACACCTGACAAGATACAGGCAATCACAGGTGCAACAATCTCAAGCAGGGCTGTAACAAATGGAGTAAAGGATGCAGTCACGATGCTTAAGGAAAAGGCAGAAGGCAATGCACCTGAGGAGGAGAAAACTCACGGGAAGGGGGTAGAATGAACCACCACGAAGCAGAAAAGCATAATTACTGGCATCTTGTTAGGGATGGGCTATTTAAGGAAAATACCATATTCAGGCTTGCCATAAGCCTCTGCCCTGCAATAGCAGTCACAAACAGCCTCAAAAACGGCTTTTGGATGGGTATTGCTGTGCTTTTTGTGCAGGTGATGGTCAATATAACGGTGTCTTCCATCAAGGGCTTCATCAACCCAAAAATCAGAATCCCCATATTCATGCTCATAATCTCAGGCTGGGTCTCTGTCACAGACATGGCAATGGCAGCATTTGTTCGGGATACATACAAGGATGTGGGCCTTTATATACAGCTTATCGTTGCCTTTGCCTCAATCCTTGCAATGGCAGAGATGTTTGCAAGCAAACAAAAGGTAGTGCCATCTATATTTAATGGCATAGGCTCGGGTGTTGGCTTCATGTTTGCACTCATTACAATCAGTTTCTTTAGAGAGCTTCTTGGAAGGGGCACCCTTCTTGAGGGCACAAGGTGGATAATTGAGGTAACTCCCTTCAAACCCCTCCTGATAATGCTTCTTCCAACAGGAGGATTTTTTGCAGTCGGCATACTTATGGGGTTTTTTAACTGGGTAGATATGAGGTTTTATGGTGGAAAGGGCGCTGGAGGCGCAGGAGGGCATTAGGGGCTATTGATGACAGTAGCAAAACAGATTTTATTAATATTAGGCATACTCATTATTTCTTTAGTAGATGCTGGTTCTTCTTTAGCTCAATCAGAATTTATAGTATTCAGCAAGCAATACGATAAGCCTAAAGGCAAGCCTGTTACCTACATAGATACCTTTAAGGCATATTATGGTGCTTACCAGCTCTGGGTTCAAAGCGGGCAGGATGGTCTTAACGAGGTAAAGAATGTCTCTGTTAGCATTAATGGTGTAGAGGTATTAGACTCCAGAGACCTGAGAAAGAGCAATCCATCTATAAAGCCAATAAACCTTCAATCAAACAATACAATCAAAGTAGTCTTGAAAGGGCAAGGTGGAAACTTCATTAAAGTAAGAATAGCAACACTACCGCTAAACATCACTGTCCTTTCACCATCTGCAGGAGAGACAATATCAAGCATGAAGGTAATAGTAACTGGGACAATAGAAAATTTCGTAGGCGAGTTAGGGGTAACTGTAAATGGAATAGTGGCAGATGTTTATGGCAATCAGTTTGTTGTTAGCAATGTGCCATTAGTTGAAGGAGTAAATACAATCACTGTTACAGTAAAGGATGCACTAAGAACTGCTACAAGCTCTATAACAGTTAATGCAGTAATACCAAGTAGTTATATAGAGTTATCTTCAAACATTGAATCAGGCATTGCGCCTCTTACAGCCTATTTCTCAGCCTCCATCTCAAACCTCACTCCTTCGTCATATCAAATGGATTTTGAAGGAGATGGGATTGTTGACTGGACAGGAGCTTCTTTTGAGGATATAAGCCATACATATATCTTAGAAGGGATTTTTTATCCAACAGTAGTAGTCATAGACAGTCAAGGCAATAGCTATTGGGATGTGATTGCAATCACTGTGCTTTCAAAGGCAGAGATGGATGCTTTGCTTAAAGGGAAGTGGGAGGGGATGAGGAGTGAGTTGGCAGAAGGGGATGTATAAGCTATTTTATCTATTTTGTAAAAGACAAAGACGGAATTTGGAGGATTAGAGATTTTTAAGGTGTCTAAGGGATGAAGAAGTTCTACTTGGCTTTGATTTTTGTTTTAGCGATTGCATCCGAGGGATTGTGCGGTGGGTGGATTTACTATACGGATGGTCCCTATAAAGGTAAAGTAGTTGATTTGGAAACAGGAAAGCCTATAGAAGGTGCTGTAGTAGCTGGGGTATGGGAGCTTGCACTTTATGGAAGCCCTCAAGGTCCAATACCACGCTTTTGCGATGCGAAGGAGACACTAACAGACAAAAACGGTGGATTCACCGTGCCAAAGGCTTCATGCTTTCACCTCTGGCCCTTTACGAAGCTGGGCTGGCCTCAATTCGTGGTCTTTAAACCGGGGTATCTTGGTTATCCGCCTATTGGGGCAGCAATGGAAGAAAGATTATCCCGAATGCCTGATTTTACTGGAGAAGAATTCAGGGATAAGAAGCATTATTACGTTATAAAGCTGGGAAGACCAAAGATAAAAGAAGAAAGAGCGTTGACACAAAGCAATGCACAACCACATCCCTTCGAAGCATATAGGAAGTTACCTACTTTATTAAAGTTACTAAATGAGGAAAGGAAAAATCTCGGACTACTAGGAGAAATAGAACCGTGATAAAACTGAAAAACAAAATTTGCACATGCATTAGTCTTTTAGTGATATTTCTGCAGTGTAATCAACTGGATGCTTTTTCTACCGATGTCCACATAAAAATCACTGAAAAGGTAATAGAGCAAAAGCTTGATAGTTATAATAGTTATCTTAAAAACATAGGATTAACTGGTGGGATAAAGGAGATTATCAATAAAAAAGAAGTCAGAGAGTGGATTAAAGAAGGCAGTATAAAGGAGGACTATACCGTTGACATTCTTACGAGCCATTTTTACAATCCACTTACAAACAAGGGCTTAACGGAGTTTGGAGTCACAATCGGGGAATCCGCCTATGAGAGGGCGAATTTCCTATGGCAAGATGCAAGAGGCAGTTTCTATTCAGGGCTTATTTCAACAACAAAAGGTGACAGAGAAAAATCCCTTTCAATCGCATTTGAGACATTGGGAAGGATTATGCACCTTGTTCAGGACATGGCTGTGCCAGCACATACGAGAGATGATATGCATGTAGCAGACCCATTTGAAGGATATATAAGTAATAGAGTGGGAAGTTTAAACTATACATTAGTCCCCTTTCAACATCAAAATCTTTCAATAAGCCCTTATGCACCTAAACAGTTCTGGGACACTGAGTTTTATAATGGAAGCATAGCATACGATAGCACATCCATCGGGCTTTCAGAATACACCAATGCAAACTTTTTCAGTAAAGATACTATTTTCAAAGAAGACTTTTTCCCACATCCAAGAAGGCAGGATACCAACTTCAGCGACTTTGAGTATTTGCCGATTATCAAAATAACCACTCCAGATAATATAGAGCATAATACATTTTATATTTCAGGCTATGGCAAAAAACATCTTGTGGCATTAAAGTATTTCTCAGCAGAATTATTGGTATTGCCGATTCCACTTGTATATAAAAAGACATTATTTCTGGATAACAGGTGCCATGAGGAATATGCCCAGCATTTAGTTCCCCGCGCCGTTGGCTACTCAGCAGGACTGCTAAATTATTTCTTTAGAGGTGAGATTGATATGAAGCGTGCTCCTAACCCAGGCTGGTATATTATCAAAAACCTCACATCTGAGCCAATGAGCGGAACATTTGAACTTTATTATGACGACATAAACAATGAAAGACACAAGATAGCCAATTGGACTCTTAATATTCCCGCATATGGAAGCGAAAGTGTTTCATTTCAGCCACCCTCTGCACCAGAGCCCAAGGCCGAGGGAGAATACATCCTCGTATTTAGTGGGACTATGGGAGAAGAACAGGGTGCTATAGTAGGAAAGAAAGTATTAATTGGCTGTGAGCCTACCATTACCATAGTAAACGAGGACGGAACCCAAGCAAAGGACACAATTCTAAGGAATCAAAGTAATGATTATAAGGTTACTGGATGCCTTGGCACTGTGGAGTGGTCTGTCTCAGGCACAGGCGGGAGTATAACACAGAACGGAGTGCTTACTGCGGGTTCAAATGCCTGTGGGGCGTTAGGTATAACTGCAACCTGTCCTGCTTGTGGAACATCCGATACGCAGGATGTGAGAGTTACGGATGCAGGAAAATTTATCCTTGTTGACGCATGCACCTGCACGAACCCTTACAATGAATGTTACCCAGTTACTTCATGTGAGGTCTATAGAGGAAAATACAGATATAAAGTTGTATGGCATTGTTATTATTTGCCTTTTTACAGTTGTCCATCTGGTTGTACAGCTTTTTGCACAATTCCTACTTGCATCATGGCTGGCGAAGAATGTGGTGGAGCGGTGTATCCAAATTGGGGAAAAAGGATATATGAAACACGCACATACGAATGGAAGTGTCCATGAACAAAAACCATAGTTACTGAATGAATTTAATACTTAGAATATAGTAAAATATTTAAGGAGGTATTATGGAATTCGGAAGACTTTTAGAGCTTATAATAGCCGCATCCCTTATAAACAACTTTGTCTTTACGAGGTTTCTTGGGCTATGTATATTCTTTGGGGTCTCAAAGAAGATGGAGACAGCAGTTGGCATGTCCATAACATTCACTGCGGTCATGGTAATCAGTGCGGCATTGGCATGGCTTGTATATGAGTATGCAATGATACCTCTGGATATAACATTTCTTAAGATAATTGTCTTCATAGGGATTATTGCGGCATTTGTGCAGTCAGCAGACATCATAATGAGAAAGATAAGCCCAGGGCTTTACTATAAGTTGGGCGTCTACCTTGCCCTTATAGCTACAAACTGCATAATCCTTGCAGTGCCTTTGATTAATGCAGGCGAGAGATATGACCTTATAGAAAGCCTTGCCTTTGGAGTGGGCTCGGGTCTTGGCTTTTCCCTCGCACTTGTTATAATGGCAAGCATCAGGGAAAAGTTAGAGCTTGCCAGAGTGCCAAGACCGTTTCAGGGGCTTCCAATAGCATTTGTGACAACAGGGCTTATAGCCTTAGCATTTACAGGGTTTTCAGGGTTGATAACCCTTTAAAGGGCATGTTATCTTTAATAAAGGGGTGAAAAGAGATGTTTGAGCTTTTAAAACCAATATTCGAGCTTCTTGGGCAGATAGATATTACACAGATAATCCATTCTATTCCTTTGCCAGAGGTTGGTGTAGGTGGTGGAGTAGAGGCAAAAGAGCATATTGACATAGTGCCTCTTTTAAAATTCACAGCCGTATTCATTGCAGGTCTTGGTGCTGTTTTCGGAGCGGGGCTTGCCTTTGCCGCAAAGAAGTTTGCAGTTCAGATGGACCCCCGCATAGAGCAGGTCAAGGATGTTCTTGCAGGAGCACACTGTGGTGCATGCGGATATGCAGGATGTCAGCAGTATGCAGAGGCAGTTGTGCAAAACCCTCAGGTCGCACCAAATCTCTGCACCCCAGGAGGCGCAAAGGTTGCAGCCGCTGTAGCAAGAATCACAGGGAAGGTGGCTGAGCTTAGAGAGCCCATATTTTCGAGGATTATGTGTCAGGGAGATTGGAAAAACTCTATAAAAAGATTTAAATACGAGGGCATAGAGGACTGCCGAGCCGCAACTCTTACAGGTGGCGGAGACAAAAGCTGTATCTACGGATGCCTTGGCTATGGCACATGCATGAGGGCATGTCCGTTTGGTGCAATAACGATGAGCCCAGACTACCTGCCAGTGATTGACATAGTGAAATGCACTGGCTGTGGGAAATGCGAGCAGGCATGCCCGAAAAAGGTTATAGAGATACTGCCTGCTAAAAAGGCTGTCTTAGTGTCCTGCCATTCAAAAGACAAGGGCGGAGATACAAGGAAAAACTGTAAGGTTGGCTGCACAGGCTGTGGAATATGCGCAAAGGTCTGCCCGTTCGATGCACCTTCGGTTACAAGCAACCTCTCAAGGATAGACCTCGACAAATGCAAGGTCTGCGGGCTATGCGTTCCAAAATGCCCAACCGGTGCAATCTTTGATTTTATACCATCGAGGCCAAAGGCATTTGTGCTTGATAACTGTATTGGCTGTCTGATATGCAAAAAAGTCTGTCCTCAGGATGCAATCTCAGGCGAGCTTAAGAAGATGCACTCTGTTGACCAGAGTAGATGCATAGGATGTGGCATATGCACATCAAAATGTCCTGTTCAGGCAATAGATGGGACATTCAATGCGACTGAGGTCTTCAGGCTTGCCGCAGAGAAGAAGGCACAGAAGGCAGTAGCTGCCTGAAACAACCTTGGCTCAAAAGCGAGCATCGATTAGCATTTGCCAAGATGATTTTATAGATGATATTCTAATAGGTGAACCTTTCCTGTTTTCAAAGACCAAGCAGATACATAAATAACGAGCTCAACTCCATAAAAAAGGATGCCTCATTAAGGGTCTGTCTTTCGTTCCCCGATATATACGAGATTGGCATGTCCCACCTTGGACTCAAGATTCTATATAAGATTATCAACGACCTGCCTTATGCTTCTGCAGAAAGGGCATTTCATCCATGGCTTGATATGGAAGCTCATATGAGGCAGAAGAAAATCCCCCTTTGCTCTTTAGAATCGAAAACACCTATAAGGGAGTTTGACATTATAGGCTTTAGCCTTCAGTATGAGCTTTCATACCCTGCTGTTTTAAATATGCTTTCCCTCGGAGGCATTCCCCTCAAGGCAGAGGAAAGGCAGGATAGCTCTCCTTTGATAATTGCAGGTGGCCCATGCACTACAAACCCTTTGCCAATGTCTCCTTTTATAGATGCCTTCTTTATAGGAGATGCCGAGGAGGCAATAAAGGAAATAGCAGAGACGGTTTTAAGATGGAAGAATCATGGGGATAAAGGAAAACACTCGCTGATTAAGAAGCTTGCCGAGATTGAGGGGATATATGTGCCTTCTGAAAGCTCATATGCAAAAAGACGGATTATAGGCTACTTAAATGATGCACCCTATCCCACAAGTCCAGTTGTGCCTTATGCGCAAATAGTTCACGACAGAATAAACATAGAGGTTTCACGGGGCTGTTCAATGGGCTGTAGGTTCTGTCAGGCAGGTATGATATACAGACCAGTGAGGGAAAGGACACCTAAAAAGGCAATTGCCCTCGTAGAGAACTCCCTTGCCTCAACTGGCTACGAGGAGGTCTCTTTCACATCCCTTAGCGCAGGAGATTATACCTCGCTTATCCCGCTTCTTAAGGAGTTCAATAGAAGGTTCTCTATGGATAAGGTCTCTGTTTCACTTCCTTCCTTAAGGGTCAAGGCAGTCAATGCCGACATACTCAAGGAGATTAAGTCTGTCAGAAAAACAGGCTTTACTATTGCTCCAGAGGCAGGAACAGAAAGACTAAGATGCGTTATAAATAAGGACTTTGGAGAGGAAGACTATGAGAGAGCACTCGTAAGCCTATTCAAGGCAGGGTGGCACAATCTTAAGCTCTACTTCATGATAGGGCTTCCAACAGAGACACATGAAGACATAGAGGCAATACCCAAAATGGTCTTTAAGGCACTAAAGACTGCAAAGACCTATACCTCGAGGTATGTGAATATCAATGTCTCTGTGTCTCCTTTCGTTCCAAAGCCTCACACCCCATTTCAGTGGTGTGCCATGGAGGACATCTCCGAGATAAAGGCAAAAAAAGCTTATCTTAAAAAGGCACTTAAGGGTATAAACCTTAAGGGACATGACGAGCATATGAGCCTGCTTGAGGCAGTCATAGCAAAAGGCGACAAAAGGCTCTCAGGGCTTATCGAGACTGCTTTCATGGAAGGGGTAAAACTTCCTGCATGGTCAGAGGCATTTGACTTTGGACTCTGGCTTAGGGCAATGGACAAGACAGGCATCGATGTCTTCCAGTATGCAAAAAAGGACTTTGGCATAGATGAGCCTCTTCCATGGGATATTATCGATACAGGGATAAATAAGGAATTTCTGAAAAAAGAGTTTCGATTAGCACATTCATGCCAAAAGACAGAGGGCTGTCGGGTCTCATGCGCTGTTTGCGGGCTGAATTGCAAAGCGAAAGACCCCAATTCGGTCTCAACCGAAGATTCCAACTTGGTTGCACAAACACCTTCCATCCAAACACATCTCCTAAGAAAGCCTGTCAGATTAAGGGTGGAGTTTTCAAAGACAGGAGCGCTCCGCTATCTTTCCCACAGAGAGCTTATAACCCTCATGAGCAGGGCTCTTAGAAAGGCAGGCGTAAGGCTCAGATACTCAGAGGGATTCCATCCTGTGCCAAGGCTTTCTTTTTGCCCTCCACTTAATGTTGGAGTCTCTGGACTAAAGGAGTATTTTGACATGGAGGTCCTCTCCCCATACAATCTCGATGAGCTTATCGGAATGGTCAATTCGGAATTAAAAGACGGAGTGAAGATAAAAAGAATTCATCCTGTAAGCCTTAACGAGCCCTCACTTCAGAGCTTTATATCGCGATACGAATATGAGATAATAGGAGGGGCTGAGAACTTCGATAAAAGGAGGCAGGAGCAAAACACAGATGGCACGGTAGAGGCTCTAAATGTCATGAACGAAAAGGTAAACCTTATACTCAAGGACACGGCTCATAAGAAGGTAAGATTAGATGATGTGCTCAGAGAGCTGTTTGGTGCGCCCCTTTGTGAGTTCGACATAACGAGGCTTTGCCTTTATGGTCTTTCTACTGATGGCAGGTGGATGGCTCCAATAAGATGACAAGCAGTATCCTTATCAATGTTACACGGGAAGAAATGAGGGTCGCCCTCCTTGAAGGCGGTCAGGTGGTGGAGTTTTATCTCGAAAGAAAAAGGGATGCAAGTCTTGTCGGAAATATATATAAAGGAAGGGTTATCAAAATCCTGCCTGGCATGAGGTCTGCCTTCGTGGATATAGGACTGGGAAAATCGGCATTCCTCTATGTTGCAGACATAAGGACCGACATAGAAGAGGACTTTGCAAAATTCCTTGAGGAGGAAAAAATCCATGCCATCGAGCTTTATCCCCCAAAATCAAGACATGACCTTCACATAGACGAACTCATACAGGAAGGTCAGGAGATTTTAGTGCAGGTGGCAAAAGACCCCATAGGCACTAAGGGTGCAAGGGTGACATCTTATATAACCATCCCCGGAAGGTATCTTGTTTTGATGCCAAATGTAGAGCATGTGGGTGTCTCGAGACGCATAGAAAACGAAGA
Above is a genomic segment from Nitrospirota bacterium containing:
- a CDS encoding electron transport complex subunit RsxA, coding for MEFGRLLELIIAASLINNFVFTRFLGLCIFFGVSKKMETAVGMSITFTAVMVISAALAWLVYEYAMIPLDITFLKIIVFIGIIAAFVQSADIIMRKISPGLYYKLGVYLALIATNCIILAVPLINAGERYDLIESLAFGVGSGLGFSLALVIMASIREKLELARVPRPFQGLPIAFVTTGLIALAFTGFSGLITL
- a CDS encoding RnfABCDGE type electron transport complex subunit D; translated protein: MEAIKKEHELIVSVSPHIKSGETVSKIMWAVNISLLPALVAGLYFFGPKALYVTLISTVTAVVSEWAVEKMAGREITIRDGSAVLTGLLLGMNLPAGAPFYIPIIGSFVAVAVTKQLFGGLGFNIFNPALIGRAFVLITWPRAMTTWIEPTARFVAMDAKTTATPLGILKEEGLGRLITEFGTKADLYSNLVFGQRAGSLGETSVIALLIGAAFLLYKRYITWHIPFSFLATVAVMAWAFGGKNPETDKFMLFAGDPLLHLLSGGLMLGAFFMATDYVTVPTVRKGQIIFGIGCGAITMLIRLKGGYPEGVMFAILLMNCFTPLIDRSLKAVPFGKRKEEKK
- the rsxE gene encoding electron transport complex subunit RsxE → MNHHEAEKHNYWHLVRDGLFKENTIFRLAISLCPAIAVTNSLKNGFWMGIAVLFVQVMVNITVSSIKGFINPKIRIPIFMLIISGWVSVTDMAMAAFVRDTYKDVGLYIQLIVAFASILAMAEMFASKQKVVPSIFNGIGSGVGFMFALITISFFRELLGRGTLLEGTRWIIEVTPFKPLLIMLLPTGGFFAVGILMGFFNWVDMRFYGGKGAGGAGGH
- a CDS encoding DUF2344 domain-containing protein, with protein sequence MNLSCFQRPSRYINNELNSIKKDASLRVCLSFPDIYEIGMSHLGLKILYKIINDLPYASAERAFHPWLDMEAHMRQKKIPLCSLESKTPIREFDIIGFSLQYELSYPAVLNMLSLGGIPLKAEERQDSSPLIIAGGPCTTNPLPMSPFIDAFFIGDAEEAIKEIAETVLRWKNHGDKGKHSLIKKLAEIEGIYVPSESSYAKRRIIGYLNDAPYPTSPVVPYAQIVHDRINIEVSRGCSMGCRFCQAGMIYRPVRERTPKKAIALVENSLASTGYEEVSFTSLSAGDYTSLIPLLKEFNRRFSMDKVSVSLPSLRVKAVNADILKEIKSVRKTGFTIAPEAGTERLRCVINKDFGEEDYERALVSLFKAGWHNLKLYFMIGLPTETHEDIEAIPKMVFKALKTAKTYTSRYVNINVSVSPFVPKPHTPFQWCAMEDISEIKAKKAYLKKALKGINLKGHDEHMSLLEAVIAKGDKRLSGLIETAFMEGVKLPAWSEAFDFGLWLRAMDKTGIDVFQYAKKDFGIDEPLPWDIIDTGINKEFLKKEFRLAHSCQKTEGCRVSCAVCGLNCKAKDPNSVSTEDSNLVAQTPSIQTHLLRKPVRLRVEFSKTGALRYLSHRELITLMSRALRKAGVRLRYSEGFHPVPRLSFCPPLNVGVSGLKEYFDMEVLSPYNLDELIGMVNSELKDGVKIKRIHPVSLNEPSLQSFISRYEYEIIGGAENFDKRRQEQNTDGTVEALNVMNEKVNLILKDTAHKKVRLDDVLRELFGAPLCEFDITRLCLYGLSTDGRWMAPIR
- a CDS encoding RnfABCDGE type electron transport complex subunit G, translating into MTTKDMIKITINLAVIYIIGGLLLAGVYAKTSPVIYQKNEEEKQAALKEMMPDAGSILNAGEWQPLHKHANFYEAKSGDETTGYVAETFGKGYSSYIHVFVATDKNLVIKKIKILGHAETPGLGDEIEKDYFLKQFDGKDLDHLEVVKTETPDKIQAITGATISSRAVTNGVKDAVTMLKEKAEGNAPEEEKTHGKGVE
- a CDS encoding RnfABCDGE type electron transport complex subunit B gives rise to the protein MFELLKPIFELLGQIDITQIIHSIPLPEVGVGGGVEAKEHIDIVPLLKFTAVFIAGLGAVFGAGLAFAAKKFAVQMDPRIEQVKDVLAGAHCGACGYAGCQQYAEAVVQNPQVAPNLCTPGGAKVAAAVARITGKVAELREPIFSRIMCQGDWKNSIKRFKYEGIEDCRAATLTGGGDKSCIYGCLGYGTCMRACPFGAITMSPDYLPVIDIVKCTGCGKCEQACPKKVIEILPAKKAVLVSCHSKDKGGDTRKNCKVGCTGCGICAKVCPFDAPSVTSNLSRIDLDKCKVCGLCVPKCPTGAIFDFIPSRPKAFVLDNCIGCLICKKVCPQDAISGELKKMHSVDQSRCIGCGICTSKCPVQAIDGTFNATEVFRLAAEKKAQKAVAA